A window of Branchiostoma floridae strain S238N-H82 chromosome 9, Bfl_VNyyK, whole genome shotgun sequence genomic DNA:
TCATCTAAGGTACCCCCAAATGGCCCCGCGGGGGGCCAACATAGGGGAGGAGAGATGAGGTCCCGGGTTCCTTTTAAACCTTATATCATATTCTAATTGTTAAATCAAGGGTTACACCAATCCAACTAGGGTCACTCGCCGTAGGGTCGCTCAGTGATCGCTGTATAGCAGTGTGTAATAATTAAAATTTTTCCGAGCGCTACTATttctatatctacgcgactcaacctctgcttggagagtagggcaTTATAGCATGCATCACACTTGGAATACGTACCTGCCGGCTTGCAGCATGCGTTTTCCCGTCATCATCTTATGAATTCCGTAGAAGAGTATGGTGAAAGTAGGGGAGAAGGTGAGTCTGTAGAGAGTAGCAGTGAACGGAACCTGCAAAATATACACAACGTGTATCAAAtaacgttggttcacctttatttgcgtCCTTCTTAACCGGGGCTGGGcagggctgtttgtggaaacgaacaatagaaatgtatacgtaaaatacacacaaataattctcacgactattctctttatgtcttgtgtatCTTGTGGTCTTTCATATGTTACTATTCGTTCGGGAGCccaagtttggaaatgtgacgtagaccttatcggtgtgagtggatcaaacattAGTTTGGTCTACAGAGTGTGCCTAGTACTGCACAAAActgatgtgttacaccaaaAGGCGGTTTACTTGTTGTGTGAAACAAAATacgtatggacaaattgcacgtacggtgggttgtgcccttcgCTTAAGTGTAATATATGTATTATAGGACTTCACTCTCATATGAGGAGCCATCCTGGCAAGTGAATGGCGGCTTGACTACTCATGCGTTGACAtccgacaggagaatccatcaATATGCGGAAGAGAGGGAAAAGTACCCAAAAGTGTCGCTCGTAGATGCTGGGATCCGTGTCGTGCCAGGTCCACCACAGCAGCTTGATGGCGATGATGTCAAACACGTGGAAGGAAACGGAGTCCGCCAGCGCCGCTGCGTAAGCCGTGGGGAAGATACCCAGCTTCAGCCGACTGGCAGCAACGTTGGACATGTAGTTGTAAACTGGGTCTACAAAGGAAAACGCAAATAGAAACATGCGCTTAGATTTTGCTGTACAAAGATTGATCTACACAGAATGTGCATGTAGAACTTGTAGACTGGGGAGAGTTAATTTTACAATTAGCACTACAATTATCAGCAGAATTCAAAAGATCAGATCTGTAACACACAACTGTGGCAATTTTATCAAACGAAACCTTCTAAAACCGACTCTAGATTCAAAATATCAATCGTCATATTCCACTTAGATTAGACGCGTCCACAGAGAGAGAATTGGAGCTAGAATTTGATGGATTACAAGCTGCATATACTCAAAACCTGACGACGATCATTGTCGGGGAGTGGTCGGGAGCAAAGCCGTAGGAAGGTCCTGGACGTGTGACAGGGTCTTGATGTGACACTTACGGCAGAGCATGATGTAGAGAGGGAGCCTCCTGCCCAGCATCATGACGGAGGACTGCGCGTGCCAGAAGTTGTCTATCTCCGGTACCCAGTAGCAAACCGTCTCCGTCACCACGCCGTGTAGGAGCGCTGCAAGCCACAGGCTCCGGTACCGCCCACCTCTGCGGAGCGCTTTGTTTGGGGAAACGATTTAGGGTGTAAAAAAAAGGCTCTTGAGATAGCAGAAACGAGATATCAATCACGGACGTTCCGTTGTATTAACGTAGAAAGCCACCAGTGGGGCATAAATCCAACTATTTCTTCATTTGACAACCCCTATCATACATCGTAAAGATCCATTCAAGCCTTCCCGAGTTATGTGTATCGTGTGATCATGACCCTTAGTGTTCACCATCAAAGTAGACCGATGGCACCTTGCTATATCGTATTTCAATTACAGTATATAAATCATCGTATGTTTAAGGAAAAATAGTGAAATATAGTgattttgtctttttcattgaTATTGATGTTTCGCATCAAATATTGTACATTGAAAGTTCCTAGCCGAAAAGAAAATAGCTAAATGCCCCCTAACGAATAAACTGTTGATTGTAATGCGTCAGGTGTATTAGTGCAAATTGTCTAATGCATACCTTTTGAATAGTTacgccgatgaaggttagacatccgggtaataagatacgcctaaaagcagttactcagacaactggatgtgattttggaaacggtcagacgtttcagacagccatccggtaTCTTTTGTTAGTGACACTGCAGataaatcttgttggagagattTTATATCTTAGCTGTGAATTGATtgatgcaaaagagatctagttgtcATGAATACTTCTCTCATTCTTACTGTGAAGCTTGATGTTTAGTGTATTGCCATTATGATGATCCCCCACTCACCATGCACCAATGTGAGCGCAGCCATCATATACATGGCGATCTCAGCGACCAGGAAGTTGGCATGCTTCTCATAGATCTCCAGCGGACTGCGGAACGCGATCCACCAAGACTGAAAATCAGACGCATGGCAGTCCGACAAAAGCTAGCCTGGGTCATCAGACCCCGGTCCGCctaaaaaaatatctatcgtgtggAGCCACACgatatatttttgagatcgggctggggtctggcatagtagaagccagttaactgcacaacggattaacgcacacttctgttaactgcatggaatcccaaaatcccaaaccgatATTAaaagtccagctggataacttcgcattgttgcacttgccggataattgcacgaaattcgctggTAAATAGAccatgcaattaagcggcttccactcaCAGTATTCAGGCTATTAGAAGCACACTTTAACTGTTCTCCTTTTAACCTGTCTCAACATTTTTAAATCATGTAAGTCAATTCAATTCCAGCTTTCAAAGATTGCCAGTGTTTTGGCGGCTGCCAAaaaatacccccctccccaacatagCGTTACTTGGACACTAAACATTGCGATGCTGTGCGCTTCATagatttcaaacaaaacaataaattgGCTTTGGCTgactgtctgtgtttctgtagaTAATAGTTTATAATCTAGCGCGTCTTCGTTTGCTTGACTCACCTCATCAGCCATTTCCTTGTCCATCGTTTCTCCGTTGATGTTAAGGCAGAGCAGCAGCTGCGTGACTGTTTAGTTTGAACTCTGACCTTTAGTCAGTGTcaagttacagtttaacttGGTGCAGGATGTAGGACTTTTCTTTTGCTTTAATACGTTTCGATACCTGTCGGGCGTCTTCCTCAGAGTTATTTGGACTTGTGGAGGATGAAGGGCACCTGTACAGGCTGACAGTGGCCGCATTTCAACTACATACTGCAAGCTGACAGAGCGTATTGTAAACTCAGTAACCCCCTCCCCTGTTTCACAATTGGACTTATCTACTACCCGTGTTCAAGTGGCATAcgatcaatcgatcaatcaatcaatcaatcaactagTCATTTCCATGGGAACCTTTGTGCCATCAAGTTGGCCAACTTACGTTCGGCATGGAGAAATTTATGGAGACAACGTTCAGTACTCGACAACTATGCACTTAATTTTACAGGCCGGCCCTTGTGAGACCGCCAGCCAAGAATGTGCTGTACAATCATTGTTGTTCTTGGAATGACCACGCTGCTGCTTTACACTATGAGAAAGAGGTGCAGCAAACGCCAAGAACCTCCCCGAGATGGTCCACAGGAGGCACTGGGGGATTGGAGTTGCTCACCATTGACATGTGTGCGGCGTTTTGAATATCTACCAACAACAATGTCATCTAACCCTCAGAACAACCCTTTGTGCAAAAAAGCTATCCACCTGTCTTTCGACTGCATAGCTATCTTTGATGCCTTACAGCATTTCCTCTTCAAGCTGGCAGAAAGTGTTGTAAACCCAGTACTTCCTTATTTCAATAGGACTAAGCTGCCACCTGGTCTTGACATCAATAAAATAACCATTCATTCCTGTGACATAACTTTGTGCCATTCTGCATGGACACATTTATTGAGATGAATTTTAAGAAATTCCGTGCTAAACAACGGTGTGTTTTACTGTAGGTTATGATGGTCCACAGCCGCATAAGAATGTGAAGTGGACAATCTTCTTTGAGCTTTTGTCAACAATGTGCTGAATTACTGCCCCACACGGCTCACAGTACCCATTTCTGACAAGACGTTACACCATGAGTAAGGTGGTGCTTCTGGCTCTCCTCGCTCTTCTGCAACAAGGGGGCGCAGCAAATATCAAGAACCTCCCTGAGATAGTCCACCATGAGACGGCAGGAGGAGGCAGTGAAGTCACGGGACAGATTACACTGCACTGTCCGGCTCAGCCAGCTCCGTCCTGTCCGGCTCTAGATCATCTCCTGCTGTTCCTCAGTACACAAGACAGCCTGGAGGGGCAGATTGAACAGCTGAAGAACAGGACAGACAGCCTTGATAGACAGCTGCAGCAACTAGCACCGCAAGACCTGGCTGAAGTAAGTACAGCTATTGAGAAAGTGGAGTTAGTTTTGTAACTTCAGCATAAAGATATAAGGTTAATATTTTCTTCCTAGTGGCAGTAGTGTATATTCCCAGGGAAACAAGATATGGTCGCCATGTATGTTgtcaatgtatgtatgtatgtattcatgcgATGTATCTACCTTGCTGTAAATATTGAATACATGAACGAAATGGTTCTGTCCATGTGAGCAACTTAAACGATAATTTAAACAGCTCTCAAGGGCCACAAACGaacaataaatcatttcttTGCTACTCTTCATATGAATGGAACAAATTTGTGTGTTGGTCCTTGTGGCAACCCAAATTTACTTTCATCGTTCTTACATCATAGCACAGAATCCAAACATATAGCTTGGGCGATTACCACCATGGAAGAAACACTACTAAAAGCCGTACATGTGTATGTGGAGAACGTTAGAGTGCTTTGGAAACAATCCAAGAGGTTTGGATGTACAGAATATGAAAACATCCCGATTAGGGAATTTTTGGACATGGGAGTATGAGCCTCATTGCCATCTACTGACTTTAAATTTGATAATAGTTGCTTATGTGTATCAGCGCGCCGAGGTATCTACATGTACGTCTTAGACCAAGTTAAAAGGTTCTTTCGCAGAAGGTTTGAGAGTGATATTTGAACAGTTTCAGGCCACCATTGAGGCTCTTCAGGCGACAGTCAGCAGCCAGGACAGCATCATCCAGCAGCAGGCTGCAGCTTTACAGCAGCTGCAGGAAACTCTGCAGCAACTAGAGGCCACCAATCAACAACAAGCCAGCATGTTGCAGCAACTAGAGACCACCAATCAGCAACAAGCCACCACGATCCAACAGCACACCAACAGCTTGCAGCAACTAGAGGCCACCAATCAGCAACAAGCCAGCAACTTGCAACAATTAGAGGCCACCAATCAGCAACAAGCCAGCAGCCTACAGCAACTAGAGGCCACCAATCAGCAACACGCCATCAGCTTGCAGCAGCTAGATGCCACCAATCAGCAACAAGTAAGCAGCTTGCAGCAGCTAGAGGTCACCAATCAGCAACAAGCCAAAAGCTTGCAGCAACTAGAGACCACCAATCAGCAACAAGGCAGCAACTTGCAGCAACTGAACACCACTATCCAGCAACAGGGCACTGCCTTACTGCAACAGGAAGAAACCCTGCAACAACAGGAAGAAACCCTGCAACAACAGGCCAACGCTATCCACCAACAAGCAACAACTTTACAACAATGCACCACAAACCTGCAGCAGCTGGAAGGTAGGAAGTCATAATAACTGTCACAGATTAGCAAAGATTACGAGATTTTCCAGATGCTAACCTCTTGTAAAGATAGCGCGAGTCTTTTATCTTTTTAGTCTGTCATATTTTGACCTGCCTTGCAACCCGTCCACAGACAAGGTAGCTGGTCCCCAGTCCTGCAATGAACTTCTCAACAGCGGCCACAACACGAGCGGGGTCTACACCCTTTATCCAGTCGGAGAAGTCACAAGCCCCATTCATgtctactgtgacatggacGCTGACGGGGGAGGATGGACGGTATTTCAATTATTGAATATTTCAAATTCTGAACACCATCAAATACCTCAATCATTACGAACGATATGAAAAGACGTGGTGACAACACAGACGGAAATGTGGTCTATCAATCAGCAATGGCTTTGAAACCGAAAACATGAACTGTTGGgtttcaaaaataaaactatCGAAACGGAAAATGGTTCTCAAACGGTAGAAATCCTACAAATTCATACTAACGCAAAACTGAGATAAAACGCACACCTATTGCTACATTACTACTCGAATCGCAAAACACCCATGTTGCAAAACAATACATCTGATGTCCATGCATTGTTGCTGAAAAAGTGACATCTGTTTGTTGACCTCTCAGGTGATCCAGAGGCGAAAGGACGGCTCGGTAGATTTCTACCTGGACTGGCAGAACTACAAGACGGGGTTTGGGGACCTGGGAGGAGAATTCTGGCTTGGTAGGTGACAGTTTCGTCCATTTGGCAGTGCCTATAAGCAATTAGCCTACATTTGTCTTATCCCAAGAAGACTTTATACAGAAACCTATAAGTTATCAACATTATTGAGCTCACAGGCAACGACAACCTGCACCACCTGACGGCACAGGGAGGGTACGAGCTGAGGGTGGACCTGGAAGACTTCGAGGGAAACTCGACCTATGCCAAATACAGCAACTTTAGTGTGGAGGACGAAGGGCACCTGTACAGGCTAACTGTGGAGGGATACTCAGGAACTGCAGGTATGACCACTAACGTTACTACTGCATCATCCGCATGTCTATGATATGGCTGATCATACTAAAAAATCATCCAGGTTTGAAACAAGTATTGTACGTATCTATTATTTTCTGTACTTCGGTAAATCGTCAGATGActccatgtttttttaaatttttcaatGTGAACTTTTATATCAAGTTCTCAAATTCACCTTCAAGAAATCGTCTTTTAACACAATGTGCATCCTATGACAAGCCTAGAAAATTCCCATAACAAAGAATGTTTTAACACCAATTAGTAAAAGGTCAGTTGTAATGTGTGAGAACTCAAAAAAGCACTTCGCTAACGTGGTCTTCCGAAGTTGTTTTAATAAAGTTCATTTTCATTCAGGAAACAGTATGGCCCGGCATTCGTCCATGTGCTTCTCAACCAAGGATAAGGAAAATGATATTCGCGAAAGTTTCGACTGTGCCCAGGCATACAAGGGAGGCTGGTGGTACTCCAACTGTCATACTGCTAACCTGAATGGTCTGTACCATGGCGGGGATCATCAGTCTTATGCAGATGGGGTGAACTGG
This region includes:
- the LOC118423617 gene encoding fibrinogen C domain-containing protein 1-like is translated as MSKVVLLALLALLQQGGAANIKNLPEIVHHETAGGGSEVTGQITLHCPAQPAPSCPALDHLLLFLSTQDSLEGQIEQLKNRTDSLDRQLQQLAPQDLAEFQATIEALQATVSSQDSIIQQQAAALQQLQETLQQLEATNQQQASMLQQLETTNQQQATTIQQHTNSLQQLEATNQQQASNLQQLEATNQQQASSLQQLEATNQQHAISLQQLDATNQQQVSSLQQLEVTNQQQAKSLQQLETTNQQQGSNLQQLNTTIQQQGTALLQQEETLQQQEETLQQQANAIHQQATTLQQCTTNLQQLEDKVAGPQSCNELLNSGHNTSGVYTLYPVGEVTSPIHVYCDMDADGGGWTVIQRRKDGSVDFYLDWQNYKTGFGDLGGEFWLGNDNLHHLTAQGGYELRVDLEDFEGNSTYAKYSNFSVEDEGHLYRLTVEGYSGTAGNSMARHSSMCFSTKDKENDIRESFDCAQAYKGGWWYSNCHTANLNGLYHGGDHQSYADGVNWKSWKGYHYSLKHTEMKIRPR